In Desulfobulbus oralis, one DNA window encodes the following:
- a CDS encoding ABC transporter ATP-binding protein, giving the protein MPPPAAPEPLLALRDFCLSFGKNAAPTLRRLSLDVWPGETHALVGESGSGKSLTALSILRLIEGIRPVHSSGSIRFAGQELSTLDQSALERLRGSRIAMVFQEPMSSLNPVYPVGRQIMEPLLVHGKMKRPEARARALQLLVRTGIADAERQMDSLPHQLSGGQRQRVLLAMALACRPELLIADEPTTALDLAIQAQVLDLIRDLQKESGMAVLLITHDLPMVRRIAHRVSIMHQGRVVESGATAEIFARPKEAYTRRLLDAVPKGVRNPRPGGPPLLELRQLACRFVVGHDWQGWRRRARLFPALDGVDLLVREGTTLGVVGESGSGKSTLALGILGLVPCEGAVLYHGRDRDYGLTELGSRAFRPLRRDLQIVLQDPFSSLSPRLSVADIIGEGLRVHRLGSNRAERQALVRQALADVELDPELAQRYPHEFSGGQRQRIAIARALVLRPRLLILDEPTSALDATIQKQVLELLKRLQERYELTYIFISHDLRVVRELADRIAVMRRGRVVEQNEADRIFAAPAHEYTRQLFEAAFQA; this is encoded by the coding sequence ATGCCGCCCCCCGCAGCGCCGGAGCCGCTCCTGGCCCTGCGCGATTTCTGCCTGTCCTTCGGCAAAAACGCCGCGCCCACGCTGCGCCGCCTCTCCCTTGACGTATGGCCCGGTGAAACCCATGCCCTGGTGGGCGAATCCGGGTCCGGCAAGTCGTTGACCGCGCTCTCCATTCTGCGCCTGATCGAGGGCATCCGGCCCGTGCACAGCAGCGGCTCCATCCGCTTTGCCGGCCAGGAGCTGAGCACGCTTGACCAAAGCGCCCTGGAGCGGCTGCGCGGCAGCCGCATTGCCATGGTCTTCCAGGAGCCCATGAGTTCGCTGAATCCGGTGTATCCTGTGGGCCGGCAGATCATGGAGCCCCTGCTCGTTCACGGTAAAATGAAGCGCCCCGAGGCCAGAGCGCGGGCGCTGCAACTGCTCGTCCGCACCGGCATCGCCGACGCGGAACGGCAGATGGACAGCCTGCCCCACCAGCTTTCCGGCGGCCAGCGCCAGCGGGTGCTGCTGGCCATGGCCCTGGCCTGCAGGCCGGAGCTGTTGATTGCGGACGAACCCACCACTGCGCTGGATCTGGCCATTCAGGCCCAGGTGCTGGATCTGATCCGGGATCTGCAAAAGGAGAGCGGCATGGCCGTCCTGCTCATCACCCACGATCTGCCCATGGTGCGGCGCATTGCCCACCGGGTGAGCATCATGCACCAGGGTCGGGTGGTGGAGAGCGGCGCAACGGCAGAGATCTTTGCCCGGCCAAAAGAGGCCTACACCCGCCGCCTGCTGGACGCAGTGCCAAAAGGCGTACGCAATCCGCGGCCGGGCGGCCCCCCGCTGCTGGAGCTGCGCCAGCTTGCCTGCCGCTTCGTGGTGGGCCATGACTGGCAGGGCTGGCGGCGGCGGGCGCGACTGTTTCCGGCGCTGGACGGCGTGGATTTGCTGGTGCGCGAGGGCACGACGCTTGGCGTGGTGGGCGAATCCGGCAGCGGCAAATCCACGCTGGCCCTGGGCATTCTGGGTTTGGTGCCCTGCGAAGGCGCGGTGCTCTACCATGGCCGGGACCGGGATTACGGACTCACAGAGCTGGGCAGCCGGGCCTTTCGTCCCCTGCGCCGCGATCTGCAGATTGTCCTGCAGGACCCCTTTTCCTCGCTCTCGCCGCGGCTCTCCGTGGCGGACATCATCGGGGAGGGGTTGCGGGTGCATCGCCTGGGCAGCAACCGGGCCGAGCGGCAGGCGCTGGTGCGGCAGGCGCTGGCGGATGTGGAACTCGACCCGGAACTGGCGCAGCGCTATCCACACGAATTCTCCGGCGGCCAGCGCCAGCGCATCGCCATTGCCAGGGCACTCGTGCTCCGGCCCCGCCTGCTCATTCTGGACGAGCCCACGAGCGCCCTGGACGCCACCATCCAAAAGCAGGTGCTGGAGCTGCTCAAGCGCCTGCAGGAGCGCTACGAACTGACCTATATCTTCATCAGCCACGATCTGCGTGTGGTGCGCGAGCTGGCCGACCGGATCGCGGTCATGCGGCGGGGCCGGGTGGTGGAGCAGAATGAGGCGGACCGGATTTTTGCAGCCCCTGCGCACGAATATACCCGGCAGCTCTTCGAGGCGGCCTTCCAGGCCTGA
- the hypB gene encoding hydrogenase nickel incorporation protein HypB: MKDEMIVNVTASLFEENDRQAAKNRRAFQEMGTVVLNLISSPGSGKTSLLERTIARLKDQVGIGVIEGDPETARDAERIRRQGVPVIQLTTGGGCHLDAPMVDKGLQALTRVAAGKKLDLLFIENVGNLVCPASFDLGETKRVVLLSVPEGSDKPAKYPATFRSADLVLITKTDLVPYFDFKVEEATEFVRILKPDMPVLSLAAEKDEGMDAWIAYLQALLRN; this comes from the coding sequence ATGAAAGACGAGATGATCGTGAATGTGACCGCGTCGCTGTTTGAGGAAAACGACCGACAGGCGGCGAAAAACAGGCGTGCCTTCCAGGAAATGGGCACAGTGGTCCTGAACCTGATCTCCAGCCCGGGTTCGGGTAAAACGAGTCTGCTGGAGCGCACCATTGCCCGACTGAAAGACCAGGTGGGCATTGGCGTGATCGAGGGCGACCCGGAGACCGCACGGGATGCCGAGCGCATCCGCAGACAGGGCGTGCCGGTCATCCAGTTGACCACAGGCGGGGGCTGCCATCTGGACGCGCCCATGGTGGACAAGGGACTGCAGGCGCTCACGCGCGTCGCTGCCGGCAAAAAGCTGGATCTGCTCTTTATCGAGAACGTGGGCAATCTCGTGTGCCCGGCCTCCTTCGATCTGGGCGAAACAAAGAGGGTTGTGCTGCTTTCCGTGCCGGAAGGTTCCGACAAGCCGGCCAAATACCCCGCCACCTTCCGCAGCGCTGATCTGGTGCTGATCACCAAGACCGACCTCGTGCCCTACTTTGATTTCAAGGTGGAGGAGGCGACGGAATTCGTGCGTATTCTGAAACCGGACATGCCGGTTTTGTCGCTCGCCGCGGAAAAGGACGAGGGCATGGATGCCTGGATCGCCTATCTCCAGGCGCTGCTGCGAAACTGA
- a CDS encoding hydrogenase maturation nickel metallochaperone HypA, with the protein MHEMSLVQSLAAQVRALAEQHGASRVKVVSVLMGPFAGVVPDSFRFAFEALQKEDPLLAGAVLELRQPDPRYLCLDCGEACTLPQPGPEAPETQARCPACASPRLSPWGGTELILQQIRME; encoded by the coding sequence ATGCACGAGATGTCTCTGGTACAAAGCCTGGCGGCCCAGGTGCGGGCCCTGGCGGAACAACACGGGGCCAGCAGGGTCAAGGTGGTGTCGGTCCTCATGGGCCCCTTTGCCGGTGTGGTGCCCGACTCCTTCCGTTTTGCCTTCGAGGCGCTGCAAAAGGAGGACCCGCTGCTCGCCGGCGCGGTTCTGGAACTCAGGCAGCCGGATCCCCGCTATCTCTGTCTGGACTGCGGCGAAGCCTGCACCCTGCCGCAGCCCGGCCCGGAAGCCCCCGAAACCCAGGCCCGCTGCCCGGCCTGCGCATCCCCGCGCCTGTCCCCATGGGGCGGCACGGAACTCATCCTGCAACAAATCCGAATGGAGTGA
- the hypE gene encoding hydrogenase expression/formation protein HypE, translating to MNAPAHISLDHGSGGLASQELIAGLFLRYLRSPQLKDLEDCALLESFPGQIAFSTDSYVVDPLFFPGGDIGRLAVHGTVNDLAMRGAWPIALSLALIIEEGFAVAQLERVIASIAECADAAGLAVVTGDTKVVPRGKADGLFVNTAGIGRAPAHTRISGALASPGDAVLISGTLADHGITIMTAQAGLAVTGQLRSDTRPLHRLVAALLEEAREKIHVLRDPTRGGLATTLCEIARSSGVAIEVEEERLPVRPDVATACDMIGLDPLYLANEGKCIVICRPEAADPLLAVMRGMDEGRDAVRIGTVAACDRPGQVSLHTRIGGRRLLEPLAGQPLPRIC from the coding sequence ATGAATGCACCCGCACATATTTCCCTTGACCACGGCAGCGGCGGCCTGGCCAGCCAGGAGCTGATCGCCGGCCTCTTCCTCAGGTATCTGCGTTCACCGCAACTGAAAGATCTGGAAGATTGCGCCCTGCTGGAGAGCTTTCCCGGTCAAATCGCCTTTTCCACCGACAGCTACGTGGTGGATCCCCTGTTTTTTCCCGGCGGCGACATCGGCCGGCTCGCGGTGCATGGCACGGTAAACGATCTCGCCATGCGCGGCGCCTGGCCCATTGCGCTGAGTCTGGCCCTGATCATCGAGGAGGGCTTTGCGGTGGCGCAACTGGAGCGCGTCATCGCAAGCATTGCCGAGTGCGCCGATGCAGCGGGCCTTGCGGTGGTCACCGGCGACACCAAGGTCGTCCCCAGGGGCAAGGCCGACGGCCTCTTCGTCAACACGGCCGGCATCGGCCGGGCGCCTGCGCACACCCGCATCTCCGGCGCCCTGGCCAGCCCGGGCGACGCGGTGCTCATCTCCGGCACCCTGGCCGACCACGGCATCACCATCATGACCGCCCAGGCCGGACTTGCCGTGACAGGACAGCTCAGAAGCGACACCCGGCCCCTGCATCGCCTGGTAGCCGCCTTGCTGGAAGAGGCGCGGGAAAAGATACATGTGCTGCGCGATCCGACCCGGGGCGGTCTGGCCACCACGCTGTGCGAAATCGCCCGCTCCTCCGGGGTGGCCATCGAGGTGGAGGAGGAGCGCCTGCCGGTGCGGCCGGATGTGGCCACGGCCTGCGACATGATCGGTCTGGATCCGCTCTATCTGGCGAACGAGGGCAAGTGCATCGTCATCTGCCGGCCCGAGGCGGCCGACCCTCTGCTGGCGGTCATGCGCGGTATGGACGAGGGCAGAGACGCCGTGCGCATCGGCACGGTAGCCGCCTGCGACAGGCCGGGCCAGGTCAGCCTGCACACCCGCATCGGCGGCCGGCGCCTGCTGGAGCCGCTGGCCGGTCAGCCGCTGCCCCGTATCTGCTAG
- the hypD gene encoding hydrogenase formation protein HypD, giving the protein MNLNTSFGAQELCRPLLAEIDRLAARSAPTGPIRLMEVCGTHTVAIFRHGIRSLLPPQVQLLSGPGCPVCVTPAGHIDLCVQAAKQDGVVVATFGDLIRVPGSHGSLADARARGEAQVEMVYSPMDALALARRRPELQVVFPAIGFETTAPAIAATVLAAQAAAVENFSIIPLAKTMPAVLVELLKDRDLNLSGLLCPGHVSAITGTAMYEALVQEYGLCCAVTGFEPADLLAGILSLLQQQATGQPQVANCYPRVVDEAGNPRARNLLERVFEPVDSEWRGLGSIPASGLGLRPAYRHFNAVHRLGLEARILPEPPGCRCGQILKGRLQPPDCPLYGRVCTPLAPVGPCMVSSEGSCAAWYRYSGHTI; this is encoded by the coding sequence ATGAATCTGAACACATCCTTTGGCGCCCAGGAACTCTGCCGGCCCCTGCTTGCGGAAATCGACCGCTTGGCAGCCCGGTCAGCCCCGACCGGGCCGATCCGCCTCATGGAAGTCTGCGGCACCCATACGGTCGCCATCTTCCGCCACGGCATCCGCTCGCTGCTGCCGCCGCAGGTGCAACTGCTCTCCGGTCCCGGCTGTCCGGTCTGCGTGACCCCGGCCGGCCATATCGATCTGTGCGTACAGGCGGCGAAACAGGACGGCGTCGTGGTGGCCACCTTTGGCGATCTAATCCGCGTGCCCGGCAGCCACGGCTCGCTGGCCGACGCCCGGGCCCGTGGCGAAGCGCAGGTCGAGATGGTGTACTCGCCCATGGACGCGCTGGCCCTGGCCCGGCGGCGTCCCGAGCTGCAGGTGGTCTTTCCGGCCATAGGCTTTGAAACCACGGCCCCGGCCATTGCGGCCACGGTATTGGCGGCCCAGGCCGCGGCTGTGGAAAATTTCTCCATCATTCCGCTGGCCAAGACCATGCCCGCGGTGCTCGTGGAGCTGCTGAAGGACCGCGACCTGAATCTGTCCGGCCTGCTCTGCCCCGGCCATGTGAGCGCCATTACCGGTACGGCCATGTACGAAGCACTGGTGCAGGAATATGGTCTCTGCTGCGCGGTGACCGGTTTCGAGCCCGCCGACCTTCTGGCTGGCATCCTCTCGCTGCTGCAACAGCAGGCGACGGGTCAGCCGCAGGTGGCCAACTGCTATCCCCGCGTTGTGGACGAGGCGGGCAATCCAAGGGCCAGGAACCTGTTGGAGCGGGTTTTCGAGCCGGTGGACAGCGAATGGCGGGGGCTGGGCAGCATCCCCGCAAGCGGCCTGGGCCTGCGGCCCGCATACCGGCATTTCAATGCGGTGCACCGCCTGGGCCTCGAGGCCAGGATCCTGCCCGAGCCCCCGGGCTGCCGCTGTGGCCAGATTCTGAAGGGCAGGCTGCAGCCCCCCGACTGCCCACTCTACGGCCGTGTCTGCACGCCGCTTGCGCCGGTGGGCCCCTGCATGGTTTCGAGCGAGGGCTCCTGCGCCGCATGGTACCGCTACAGCGGCCACACCATCTGA
- a CDS encoding HypC/HybG/HupF family hydrogenase formation chaperone codes for MCLAIPLQVRDLKYEEEGAEPSVAVVAGAGISKEIRLDMVDRLPEPGEYVIVHAGFAIHTLSAEEAEQNLGLLRAMAESLAKAGQLPEILPE; via the coding sequence GTGTGTCTTGCAATACCCTTGCAGGTCAGGGACCTGAAATATGAAGAAGAGGGAGCGGAGCCCAGCGTGGCCGTGGTGGCGGGCGCCGGCATCAGCAAGGAAATCCGGCTGGACATGGTGGACCGTCTGCCGGAGCCTGGCGAGTACGTGATTGTCCACGCCGGCTTTGCCATTCACACCCTGAGCGCGGAAGAGGCCGAACAGAATCTGGGTCTTTTGCGCGCAATGGCCGAATCTCTGGCCAAAGCGGGCCAACTGCCGGAAATCCTGCCAGAATGA
- a CDS encoding PilZ domain-containing protein: MEIVITDHKQGHPLALSCPHCGREYDPGALVSKQKQHMTTVHCACGRPFLAVLETRHFARKHLNIKGRYTVMSDSGLGGLVTLRDISEGGVGFTLAAPCDLQPGWLITVFFELSGSERHVVVAKATIQVVNGCEIGCSFINPEQVRQDILSYLAA, encoded by the coding sequence ATGGAAATCGTCATCACCGACCACAAACAGGGTCATCCCCTGGCCCTGAGCTGCCCACACTGCGGCCGCGAGTACGACCCTGGCGCCCTGGTTTCCAAGCAGAAGCAACATATGACCACGGTGCACTGCGCCTGCGGCAGGCCTTTTCTCGCCGTGCTGGAAACCCGTCACTTCGCCCGCAAGCACCTCAACATCAAGGGCAGGTACACGGTCATGAGCGACAGCGGGCTGGGCGGGCTGGTGACCCTGCGGGATATTTCGGAAGGGGGTGTGGGCTTCACCCTGGCCGCACCCTGCGACCTGCAGCCGGGCTGGCTGATTACGGTGTTCTTCGAACTGAGCGGCAGTGAACGGCATGTCGTGGTCGCCAAGGCCACGATCCAGGTCGTGAACGGCTGCGAAATCGGCTGTTCCTTTATCAATCCGGAACAGGTGCGCCAGGATATTCTGTCCTATCTGGCCGCCTGA
- a CDS encoding S1C family serine protease, translating to METNGQKAEERLCPKCGHRQMGGEECGHCGIIFRKFEERSGQRVAGRPAAAQNAHPQGVAGLPPEIMDEPDRGGFLSGRLLMMLLLVVATAGTTYYFTKKPPEPAQSQVAVQGEQRGSVPNRPEAATAPANQQSLSQAALPMSGNVVEDARNATVSVLTPWGQGSGFFILDTYIVTNKHVVEANADEAAEMRRKLDALRRWIANERERQGLIMQDLPKVRDARERDFLAKQMGEWQAELAKAEQQLAQGEERYRLFTRPLAASDIKVRFADGQETTVYGLRTSPKHDLAVLMMAMPNQNVLKAATEQDGLRQGDRVFAIGNPSGLSHTVTAGVFSGYREDRESGEIMLQTDAPINPGNSGGPLLDEKGRVHGVNTLILRNTQGIGFAIPIKAVFDDFNLTTP from the coding sequence ATGGAAACGAACGGACAGAAGGCGGAAGAGCGGCTTTGCCCCAAATGTGGCCATCGCCAGATGGGCGGTGAAGAATGTGGGCACTGCGGCATCATTTTCAGAAAATTCGAGGAGCGCAGCGGCCAGCGCGTAGCCGGCCGGCCGGCTGCCGCGCAGAACGCCCACCCGCAGGGCGTGGCCGGCCTGCCGCCTGAAATCATGGACGAGCCGGACAGAGGCGGCTTTTTGTCGGGCCGTCTCCTGATGATGCTGCTCCTGGTGGTGGCAACAGCCGGAACCACCTACTACTTTACGAAAAAGCCGCCCGAACCGGCTCAGTCCCAGGTCGCGGTCCAGGGCGAACAGCGGGGGTCCGTTCCGAACCGGCCGGAAGCTGCCACGGCTCCTGCCAATCAGCAGTCGCTTTCCCAGGCCGCACTGCCCATGAGCGGCAATGTCGTGGAAGATGCCAGAAACGCCACGGTCTCGGTGCTCACGCCCTGGGGCCAGGGTTCGGGCTTCTTCATTCTGGACACCTATATCGTGACCAACAAGCACGTGGTGGAGGCCAATGCCGACGAGGCGGCGGAGATGAGGCGCAAGCTGGACGCCCTGCGCCGCTGGATTGCGAACGAACGGGAGCGTCAGGGCCTCATCATGCAGGATCTGCCCAAGGTTCGCGATGCGCGGGAGCGGGACTTTCTGGCCAAACAGATGGGCGAATGGCAGGCGGAACTGGCCAAGGCCGAGCAGCAACTGGCCCAGGGCGAGGAACGGTACCGGCTTTTCACCCGGCCCCTGGCCGCAAGCGACATCAAGGTTCGCTTTGCCGACGGCCAGGAAACAACGGTCTATGGCCTGAGAACCAGTCCGAAGCATGATCTGGCCGTGCTGATGATGGCCATGCCGAACCAGAACGTACTGAAAGCCGCTACCGAGCAGGATGGGCTCCGTCAGGGGGATCGGGTCTTTGCCATCGGCAACCCGTCCGGTCTGTCGCACACCGTGACCGCCGGCGTCTTTTCCGGTTATCGCGAGGACAGGGAGAGCGGCGAGATCATGCTCCAGACCGATGCGCCCATCAATCCCGGCAACTCGGGCGGCCCGCTGCTGGACGAAAAGGGCCGGGTGCACGGGGTCAATACCCTGATTCTGCGGAACACCCAGGGTATCGGCTTTGCCATCCCCATCAAGGCCGTGTTCGATGACTTCAATCTGACCACGCCCTGA